The Agarilytica rhodophyticola genome has a window encoding:
- the recO gene encoding DNA repair protein RecO, whose translation MSVEEQAAYLLHSRKYTDTRIIVELLTQEYGRVSAVFRKSKKNVANLQAFTPLLVNWRGKASLKTITHIEPQDKLIVLNGTALYCGFYLNEILMRCLPQEDAVEAIFHLYKKTLSKLGENRAPKISMTLERELRLFELTLLETLGFGINFYQDADEQTIDKANNYYYHFQESIGFIKTENITAKSFPSEVIIAIREGDLHDRTNLNYAKNLCRIALKSLLGDKPLKSRELFR comes from the coding sequence ATGTCCGTCGAAGAGCAAGCAGCCTATTTGCTGCACTCTCGTAAATATACCGATACGCGGATTATCGTTGAATTATTAACACAAGAATACGGTCGTGTTTCTGCTGTCTTTCGTAAAAGTAAAAAAAATGTAGCGAACCTGCAAGCCTTTACTCCGCTGTTAGTGAATTGGCGTGGTAAAGCTTCCCTTAAAACAATTACTCATATTGAACCCCAAGATAAACTTATTGTATTAAATGGAACCGCATTATACTGTGGCTTCTACTTGAACGAAATATTAATGCGTTGTTTGCCCCAGGAAGACGCTGTCGAGGCTATTTTCCATCTTTACAAAAAAACGCTGAGCAAACTTGGAGAGAATCGCGCCCCGAAAATTTCAATGACCTTGGAAAGGGAGCTTCGATTGTTTGAATTAACCTTACTTGAAACACTTGGTTTCGGTATTAACTTTTACCAGGATGCCGATGAGCAAACAATAGACAAGGCTAATAACTATTATTATCACTTTCAGGAAAGTATTGGCTTCATAAAAACTGAAAACATAACAGCAAAGTCTTTTCCCTCTGAGGTGATTATTGCTATTCGCGAAGGTGATTTACACGATCGTACTAACCTTAATTACGCTAAAAATCTTTGTCGTATTGCTTTAAAAAGTTTGCTCGGAGACAAACCCTTAAAATCTCGCGAGTTGTTTCGTTGA
- a CDS encoding LysR family transcriptional regulator gives MKATLEQARSMLVFAQVIEQGNFNAAAKQLGLTRAVVSYHVKKLESRLGIKLLNRSTRVLTLTEAGKIYYESCHIITEQMMMVQQKIDSLRSEPEGKLTITCPVNAGLQLIVPSLNTFRNLYPKIQLDLQLTDDVVNIMQEGIDLAIRGAPLMDSGLQAKHLASLTTSLYGAPSYFRKHDRPKQPTDLNNHQWVIYKLGSNQLELTKGERSYSIKVEGAVSTNNAAARTAFVEGGHGLARIPDYDATPKVKSGTLEKILDDYALPSIEVYAVFPPGTASSKKLRLLLDFLQDYLRRIY, from the coding sequence ATGAAAGCGACGTTAGAACAGGCGAGGAGTATGCTGGTGTTTGCTCAAGTTATCGAGCAAGGTAACTTTAATGCAGCCGCCAAACAATTAGGGTTAACACGAGCTGTCGTCAGTTATCATGTTAAAAAGTTAGAATCGCGCTTGGGTATAAAGCTACTTAATAGATCCACAAGAGTGCTGACACTAACTGAGGCAGGAAAAATATACTATGAAAGTTGCCACATCATCACAGAACAAATGATGATGGTGCAACAAAAGATCGACAGCCTAAGAAGCGAGCCCGAAGGCAAACTAACGATTACGTGTCCGGTAAACGCAGGCCTGCAACTGATTGTGCCTTCACTCAATACCTTTAGAAATCTATACCCCAAAATACAACTAGATCTACAATTAACAGATGATGTAGTTAATATTATGCAAGAGGGTATTGATTTGGCGATTCGTGGAGCGCCGCTAATGGATTCCGGTTTGCAGGCCAAACATTTAGCAAGTCTGACAACAAGTTTATATGGTGCGCCCTCTTACTTTAGAAAACACGACAGACCAAAACAGCCCACGGATCTTAACAATCACCAATGGGTGATATACAAATTAGGCTCCAACCAGCTAGAACTAACTAAAGGTGAACGTTCCTACAGCATCAAAGTAGAAGGGGCAGTATCTACCAACAATGCCGCAGCAAGAACTGCCTTTGTCGAGGGTGGCCACGGATTAGCTCGCATCCCCGACTACGACGCCACCCCCAAAGTAAAAAGCGGAACCTTAGAAAAAATACTCGATGATTATGCGTTACCATCAATTGAAGTTTACGCTGTGTTCCCACCGGGAACCGCCTCGTCTAAAAAACTGCGACTACTGCTAGATTTTTTGCAAGACTATTTAAGACGTATTTATTAA
- the cysM gene encoding cysteine synthase CysM produces the protein MNFPTIESFIGNTPLVRLQRLPGTERNTILAKLEGNNPAGSVKDRPALSMILRAEARGDLKSGDRLIEATSGNTGIALAMAAAIKGYKMTLIMPDNSTEERKAAMIAYGAELILVSKEEGMEGARDLAKEMERQGKGRVLDQFGNGDNPLAHYHGTGPELWQQTQGEITHFVSSMGTTGTIVGTSRFLKEKNPDIQVVGLQPEDGARIPGIRRWPKEYMPGIFDDSNIDRVVNMSQDKAENTMRAMAQKEGIFCGVSSGGSIAAALDIAQEVEGAVIVAIVCDRGDRYLSSGVFNP, from the coding sequence ATGAATTTTCCGACAATCGAATCTTTTATTGGCAATACTCCCCTGGTGAGATTGCAGCGTCTGCCAGGTACTGAGCGCAATACTATTTTGGCGAAATTAGAAGGTAATAACCCCGCCGGCTCGGTCAAAGATCGCCCCGCACTGTCAATGATTTTGCGTGCAGAAGCCCGTGGAGACCTTAAGTCTGGTGATCGCTTGATCGAAGCCACTAGTGGTAATACGGGAATCGCGCTAGCGATGGCTGCTGCCATTAAAGGTTACAAAATGACTTTAATTATGCCGGATAATTCTACCGAAGAACGTAAAGCTGCCATGATTGCTTACGGTGCTGAACTTATTTTGGTTAGTAAAGAAGAAGGTATGGAAGGGGCGCGAGATCTCGCCAAGGAAATGGAGCGCCAAGGTAAAGGCCGGGTACTGGATCAATTTGGTAATGGTGATAATCCACTTGCACACTATCATGGCACAGGGCCAGAGCTATGGCAGCAAACCCAGGGAGAGATTACACATTTTGTCAGTTCTATGGGAACAACTGGCACTATTGTTGGTACTTCCCGCTTTCTTAAAGAGAAAAACCCCGACATCCAAGTTGTTGGTTTGCAGCCTGAAGACGGTGCGCGTATCCCAGGTATTAGACGTTGGCCAAAAGAGTATATGCCCGGTATTTTTGACGATAGTAATATTGATCGTGTCGTTAACATGAGTCAGGACAAGGCTGAAAATACAATGCGTGCTATGGCACAAAAGGAAGGAATTTTTTGTGGTGTCTCTTCAGGTGGCTCGATTGCTGCAGCGTTGGACATCGCTCAAGAAGTTGAGGGTGCGGTTATCGTGGCGATTGTCTGTGACCGAGGTGATCGCTATTTATCTTCTGGAGTTTTTAACCCTTAA
- the mazG gene encoding nucleoside triphosphate pyrophosphohydrolase gives MSTRSYSLEDLLYLMQRLRDPDTGCPWDIKQDYLSITPSTVEEAYEVVDAIEREDYQHLKEELGDLLFQVIFYGQLANEENRFSFADVVDELTAKLIRRHPHVFPQGTLESKREAGQVADDTSINASWEAIKQQERKNKGSGGIFDDVPRSLPALTRGVKLQKRAAKVGFDWACSEQVLDKIKEEVDELQEAMAKQDSAEIANELGDVMFSCVNLARHLGQDPEALMRVANSKFERRFNQVHKQMGAQGKSQYSAEELEGFWQLAKDSE, from the coding sequence ATGTCAACACGCTCTTATAGTCTTGAGGATCTTCTATACCTTATGCAACGTCTGCGTGACCCTGATACCGGTTGCCCATGGGATATTAAGCAAGATTATTTGTCTATCACGCCTTCTACAGTGGAGGAAGCTTATGAAGTTGTCGATGCCATTGAGCGAGAAGATTATCAGCATTTAAAAGAAGAACTAGGGGATTTACTCTTTCAAGTCATCTTTTACGGGCAGCTTGCCAATGAAGAAAACCGTTTTTCTTTTGCCGATGTTGTCGACGAACTGACAGCAAAATTGATTCGTCGCCACCCTCATGTTTTTCCACAGGGCACACTGGAAAGCAAACGTGAAGCAGGGCAGGTGGCGGACGATACGAGCATTAACGCCTCATGGGAAGCGATCAAGCAACAAGAACGAAAAAATAAGGGCAGTGGTGGTATTTTCGACGATGTTCCAAGATCCTTACCAGCGCTAACACGAGGCGTAAAGTTACAAAAACGTGCAGCAAAAGTAGGCTTTGATTGGGCCTGTAGCGAGCAGGTGTTGGATAAAATCAAAGAAGAAGTGGATGAGTTGCAAGAGGCCATGGCTAAACAAGACAGTGCTGAAATAGCTAATGAGTTAGGCGATGTAATGTTCAGCTGTGTCAATCTTGCTCGCCATTTAGGGCAAGACCCTGAAGCCCTCATGAGGGTGGCTAACAGTAAATTTGAGCGACGCTTCAATCAAGTACATAAGCAGATGGGGGCGCAAGGTAAAAGCCAATACAGCGCCGAGGAGCTCGAAGGCTTTTGGCAGCTAGCGAAAGACAGTGAGTAA
- a CDS encoding type 1 glutamine amidotransferase domain-containing protein translates to MVAKKILMVLTSHNELGSTGEKTGFWVEEFAAPYYTFLDAGAEIVLASPAGGQPPIDPKSELPDFQTDATRRFDDDSAAKDKLASTMPLAQINAADYDAVFYPGGHGPLWDLAVNKDSINLISQFLLTDKPVGAVCHASAVFLNVNDSAGNPVVKGRAVTGFSNTEEAAVALTDIVPFLVEDELVNKGGDYQKVEDWNAFAIQDGLIITGQNPASSALAAQKLIAHLSK, encoded by the coding sequence ATGGTAGCGAAAAAAATACTTATGGTGTTGACCTCCCATAATGAGCTTGGCAGTACAGGAGAGAAAACAGGCTTTTGGGTAGAGGAATTTGCTGCGCCTTATTATACTTTTTTAGACGCTGGTGCTGAGATTGTTTTGGCTTCTCCAGCAGGCGGTCAACCACCTATTGATCCTAAGAGCGAATTACCTGATTTCCAAACTGATGCAACACGTCGCTTTGATGACGACAGTGCTGCAAAAGATAAATTAGCATCAACAATGCCCTTAGCACAGATAAATGCTGCTGATTATGATGCGGTATTTTATCCAGGTGGTCATGGGCCGCTGTGGGACCTTGCTGTAAATAAAGACTCTATTAACTTGATTAGCCAATTTTTACTAACCGATAAACCTGTTGGTGCGGTTTGTCATGCCAGTGCAGTATTTCTCAATGTTAATGATAGTGCTGGTAATCCAGTTGTCAAAGGTCGTGCAGTCACCGGTTTTAGTAATACTGAAGAAGCCGCTGTTGCGCTAACTGATATAGTGCCATTTCTGGTGGAAGATGAACTGGTTAACAAAGGTGGAGATTATCAGAAAGTTGAGGACTGGAATGCCTTTGCCATTCAGGATGGCCTGATCATAACCGGACAGAACCCGGCCAGTTCGGCATTGGCTGCTCAAAAGCTCATTGCACACTTAAGTAAGTAA
- the era gene encoding GTPase Era, which produces MSNDTNTRCGYIAIVGRPNVGKSTLLNHIVEQKISITSRKPQTTRNNVIGIKTQDAVQMVFVDTPGIHQGHKKAINRFMNRSASSALQGVDVIIFVVDKDHWTQEDDVVLSQVVNESCPVIIAVNKLDQLPDKNDILPHLASLQEKLPKGEIVPISALRNQNIDRLESLVSDALPHSEFFYPEDQITDRSLRFMAAEIIREKITRQLGAELPHQIAVEIEEFNEDPDLITISALILTEREGQKRILIGDKGEKVKNIGQQARQDIETLVESKVMLNLWVKVKSGWSDDERALRSLGLDE; this is translated from the coding sequence ATGTCAAACGATACCAACACCCGATGCGGCTATATTGCTATTGTAGGCCGCCCTAATGTAGGCAAATCGACCTTACTTAATCATATTGTTGAGCAGAAGATCAGTATTACCTCTCGTAAGCCTCAAACCACGCGCAATAACGTGATTGGTATCAAAACTCAAGATGCGGTACAAATGGTGTTTGTGGATACTCCAGGAATACACCAAGGCCATAAAAAAGCAATTAATCGTTTTATGAATCGCTCGGCTTCCTCTGCTCTACAGGGGGTTGATGTAATTATTTTTGTGGTCGATAAGGATCATTGGACACAAGAAGATGATGTGGTTTTGTCTCAAGTAGTTAATGAGTCTTGCCCTGTGATTATTGCCGTTAATAAATTGGATCAACTTCCAGATAAGAACGATATCCTCCCACATCTTGCTAGCCTTCAAGAAAAATTGCCAAAGGGTGAAATAGTACCGATTTCTGCACTAAGAAATCAGAATATCGACCGTCTGGAATCTCTTGTGTCTGACGCGTTGCCTCACTCTGAGTTTTTCTACCCTGAAGATCAAATTACTGATCGAAGCCTTCGTTTCATGGCGGCAGAGATTATAAGAGAAAAAATTACTCGGCAATTGGGCGCCGAGTTGCCTCATCAAATTGCTGTGGAAATCGAGGAATTCAATGAAGATCCGGATCTTATTACCATTAGTGCATTGATCTTAACCGAAAGAGAAGGGCAAAAGCGTATCTTAATTGGCGATAAAGGTGAAAAGGTTAAAAATATCGGCCAACAGGCAAGACAAGATATTGAAACATTAGTGGAATCGAAGGTAATGTTAAATCTCTGGGTGAAAGTGAAGTCAGGATGGTCTGATGATGAAAGAGCTCTGCGCAGTCTCGGCCTTGATGAGTAG
- the rnc gene encoding ribonuclease III, which yields MKIKNNQLIRRLGYEFKDPSLLKRALSHRSVGKDNNERLEFLGDSLLNFIIADALCKKFPSSREGDLSRLRATLVQGKTLAELAREFLLGDNLILGEGEMKSGGFRRDSILADAVEAIIGAIYSDSDFIRCQQIVLSWFDSRLDNITLENTDKDPKTRLQEHLQENKKPLPIYTVIETRGEAHAKEFVIECRLESVAQVFVAVSSSKRAAEKLAAEKMLNHLKI from the coding sequence ATGAAGATAAAAAATAATCAACTTATCCGACGTCTAGGATATGAGTTTAAAGACCCCAGTCTTTTAAAAAGGGCGCTGTCTCATCGCAGTGTCGGCAAAGATAATAACGAGAGGCTGGAGTTTTTGGGTGACTCCCTTCTGAATTTTATTATTGCTGATGCACTTTGTAAGAAGTTTCCAAGCAGTCGGGAAGGTGATCTCAGCCGCTTACGTGCCACCTTGGTTCAAGGTAAAACCCTCGCTGAGCTGGCCCGTGAATTTTTGCTCGGAGACAATCTGATTCTTGGCGAAGGTGAGATGAAAAGTGGTGGTTTTCGCCGTGATTCGATTCTTGCCGATGCGGTTGAAGCTATAATCGGTGCGATCTATAGTGACAGCGATTTTATTAGGTGCCAACAAATAGTGCTTTCTTGGTTTGACTCTAGACTTGATAACATTACCTTAGAAAATACCGATAAAGACCCGAAAACGCGATTGCAGGAACACTTACAAGAAAACAAAAAACCATTGCCAATCTATACTGTTATAGAAACCCGTGGTGAAGCCCATGCTAAAGAATTTGTAATTGAGTGCAGGCTGGAGTCCGTCGCACAGGTCTTTGTTGCGGTCAGTTCAAGTAAACGAGCAGCAGAAAAACTTGCCGCTGAAAAAATGCTAAACCATCTTAAAATATAA
- a CDS encoding DUF4845 domain-containing protein, translated as MATHKKQSGFSTIGWLVVICIVVAFSTVAIAIVPAYVENIYVQEGLKFLVKNNTDLPNVSASTLKGQLGKYMAINALGDVQSKSFKVKRYDGRLIVNSIYEVRENIVHDIDVVISFKNQLDTKNPDACCEYLIEIWDEDKK; from the coding sequence ATGGCAACACATAAAAAACAATCAGGTTTTAGCACTATTGGCTGGTTAGTAGTGATATGTATAGTTGTTGCTTTTTCGACAGTAGCTATAGCGATTGTGCCTGCATACGTTGAGAATATTTATGTCCAAGAGGGTTTGAAGTTTCTCGTTAAGAACAATACAGACTTGCCAAATGTCAGTGCCTCAACGTTAAAAGGCCAGCTTGGAAAATATATGGCGATCAATGCTCTTGGTGATGTACAGAGCAAGAGTTTCAAAGTGAAGCGCTACGATGGGCGATTAATTGTCAATAGCATATATGAAGTACGAGAGAATATCGTCCACGATATTGATGTCGTAATATCCTTTAAAAATCAACTGGATACTAAGAATCCTGATGCCTGCTGTGAGTATTTGATAGAAATTTGGGATGAAGATAAAAAATAA
- the relA gene encoding GTP diphosphokinase — protein sequence MVKVREDRPLDVHGALDISSWLDKICSTSHLDDSAKPILEKACNIANQVEREEGNNLTGWGEGYTTYSAGLEMAEILADLQMDKYTLAAAILYRSVRENKVEVSDFAEQIGDTVVSLIDGVQKMASISAISNHTDEAVFGLQTQEQAENVRKMLVAMVDDVRIALIKLAERTCAIRAVKKAAVDKRKKVAKEVSDIYAPLAHRLGIGHIKWELEDLAFRYLKPYDYKYIAKLLDEKRLNRQTYIEDVIDIIQGKLRQDSIEAEVYGRAKHIYSIWRKMHRKNIGFSEVYDIRAVRVLVGSERDCYAVLGLIHALWRNIPHEFDDYIANPKENGYRSLHTAVVGPYNRVLEIQIRTHQMHEEAEFGVCAHWRYKDTDSDNGSDSRDSYEKKIEWLRQVLEWHDEVGGSPWEDEMPKGIAQDRIYVFTPDGHVVDLPENATPVDFAFRIHSDVGIHCRGAKVNGRIVPLNHALKTADQVEVLTGKRASPSRDWLNPALGYVTTSKGRSRLHQWFKEQDWDQNVADGRAMLDHEFKRLAVKSLDYEALAKKLNLKSLEDLYAAVGTADMSVEKAIGAAQRLISDNDTSRTVSSLVGRASVEDNDAEVYINGVGNLLSHLAQCCKPIPGDSISGYITVGRGVSIHRKDCPSILQRQNEEPERIIAVDWAEKPNSLYAVVIQIEAFDRHGLLRDVSTLLDREKVNVTSMLSQSNKERNTVDMKLTIEIADLGTLSRVFAKLNQLPNISSVRRDG from the coding sequence ATGGTTAAAGTTCGCGAAGACCGTCCACTTGATGTGCATGGTGCATTAGATATTTCTAGCTGGTTGGACAAGATTTGTTCGACCTCTCATTTAGATGATTCCGCTAAGCCGATCCTAGAGAAAGCGTGCAATATCGCTAACCAAGTTGAGCGTGAAGAGGGCAATAATCTTACTGGTTGGGGAGAAGGTTATACGACTTACTCAGCTGGCTTGGAAATGGCGGAAATTTTGGCCGACCTGCAAATGGATAAATACACCCTTGCAGCGGCAATTTTATATCGCAGTGTGCGTGAGAATAAAGTTGAAGTAAGTGATTTTGCCGAACAGATAGGGGACACAGTAGTTAGCCTCATCGATGGTGTGCAGAAGATGGCCTCTATTAGCGCTATCTCTAATCACACCGATGAGGCGGTATTTGGACTGCAAACGCAAGAGCAAGCCGAGAATGTACGTAAGATGCTTGTCGCTATGGTCGATGATGTGCGTATTGCGCTGATTAAACTTGCCGAGCGAACCTGTGCTATCCGCGCGGTGAAAAAGGCTGCGGTAGATAAGCGTAAAAAAGTCGCAAAAGAAGTGTCGGACATATATGCACCGCTGGCTCACCGGCTCGGTATAGGCCATATCAAGTGGGAATTAGAAGACCTTGCGTTTCGCTATCTCAAGCCCTATGACTACAAGTATATTGCCAAGCTTCTGGATGAGAAACGCCTTAATCGGCAGACTTACATTGAAGATGTAATTGATATTATTCAGGGCAAACTACGGCAGGATAGTATCGAAGCAGAAGTTTATGGTCGCGCAAAGCATATCTATAGTATTTGGCGCAAAATGCACCGTAAAAATATTGGCTTCTCCGAAGTATATGATATCCGTGCCGTGCGAGTATTAGTGGGCTCTGAGCGTGATTGCTATGCCGTTTTGGGCCTTATACATGCGTTGTGGCGCAATATCCCTCATGAGTTTGACGATTATATCGCCAACCCTAAAGAGAATGGCTATCGTTCCTTACACACCGCCGTGGTTGGTCCTTATAACCGTGTATTGGAAATTCAAATACGTACACACCAAATGCATGAGGAAGCCGAGTTCGGTGTTTGTGCCCACTGGCGCTACAAAGATACAGACAGTGATAATGGCAGTGATAGTCGCGACAGCTATGAGAAGAAGATCGAGTGGCTGCGACAGGTGCTTGAATGGCATGATGAAGTTGGTGGCAGTCCGTGGGAAGATGAGATGCCAAAAGGCATTGCTCAGGATCGTATCTACGTGTTTACGCCAGATGGGCATGTGGTGGATCTTCCTGAAAATGCCACACCGGTAGATTTTGCCTTTCGCATACACTCAGATGTCGGTATTCACTGCCGTGGCGCTAAAGTTAATGGCCGTATTGTGCCGCTTAATCATGCTTTGAAGACTGCGGATCAGGTTGAAGTATTAACCGGTAAACGCGCTTCTCCCAGTCGTGATTGGCTCAACCCTGCTTTAGGTTATGTCACCACTTCCAAAGGTCGAAGCCGTCTGCACCAATGGTTTAAAGAGCAGGATTGGGATCAAAATGTTGCCGACGGACGGGCCATGCTTGATCATGAATTTAAGCGTTTAGCGGTAAAATCTCTCGACTATGAAGCACTCGCTAAAAAACTCAACTTGAAAAGCTTAGAAGATCTCTATGCCGCAGTAGGGACTGCGGATATGAGTGTAGAAAAGGCTATTGGGGCCGCCCAGCGCTTGATTAGCGATAATGATACTTCGCGCACAGTGAGTTCACTAGTGGGGCGTGCTTCGGTTGAAGATAATGATGCAGAAGTCTATATCAACGGTGTTGGTAATCTATTATCTCATCTAGCCCAGTGCTGTAAGCCGATACCTGGCGATAGTATTTCAGGTTATATCACTGTTGGTCGAGGCGTCTCTATTCATCGTAAGGATTGCCCTAGCATACTGCAGCGGCAGAACGAAGAACCAGAGCGCATTATCGCAGTAGATTGGGCGGAAAAACCTAATAGCTTATATGCTGTGGTGATTCAGATTGAGGCCTTCGACCGTCACGGTTTGCTGCGCGATGTTTCTACTTTGCTCGACCGCGAGAAAGTTAACGTAACCTCCATGCTTTCCCAGTCCAATAAGGAGCGTAATACTGTGGACATGAAGCTCACCATCGAAATTGCGGATTTGGGAACCTTGAGCCGAGTATTTGCCAAGCTTAATCAGTTGCCTAATATTTCATCAGTTAGGCGCGATGGATAA
- a CDS encoding response regulator translates to MLIDKKLMNKHLFLLGFLPPLVSCIVTVLISLVLYNLLYERENSRQKNFIKSIYNNIQLQDKDAFNLISDALLVSGAYYSITLFDSDKTLIASRGTPVNSEQINHISIDDGQTVNLGDKLFFSIPVNYFDGKQHFSGKLLIGRSSHNDTIWLYQCFIYLVILCVCILVLINFLTKKFREQLLRPTQIVSENIRQLRQKNYGHSTIENGTSIFSPLINEINQLSKELDISNQDLKNTIDQSITELRETLETVEIQNIEIDLARKNAVKANQAKSEFLASTSHEIRTPLNGIIGFANLLRKTQINDKQREYIDTIEESANILLLNINDILDYSRLEIGKLNLDYKPVDIRSIVEETQGFVLTNNTECHTQLPINFSYNTPLKLLGDPLRVKQVYNNLLINAIDLCPTNSIATHVDIEDRDDNQVTLKITITAKGQFKDNQRLADAQKILIAPSPDNEQLTSKNHMGLIIAKGLVNRMYGEIALVIKPHEASFCFTLLLGQPNTDNNEADVGERFHNKILVVDDNPSNRRLVCELLADIGVETESASSGEQAIELCQQESFSLILMDIQMPGLDGFETTKCLRDMETNGARTPIVALTAHAVEEEKSTLLKSGMDDFLSKPIGETELKELMSRWTKYSPEQKPQTHEAPTTIEHQPEQELKSIPASNGAQPVNISKCLELAKNKHDLAKDMLEMLLDSLTNEVTEIEKYWQNKDYDSLHQVVHRIHGGACYSGVPKLLESSALLDKTLKDKHYDVCEPQLNCLMTHCRDLIKWHDSHDLDVLFSE, encoded by the coding sequence ATGCTTATCGATAAAAAGTTGATGAATAAACATCTCTTTTTGCTCGGTTTTTTACCACCATTAGTAAGCTGTATTGTCACCGTATTGATATCGTTAGTGCTTTACAACCTTCTCTACGAAAGAGAAAATTCGCGCCAAAAAAACTTCATCAAGTCGATCTACAATAATATTCAGCTACAAGATAAAGACGCCTTTAATCTTATTTCTGATGCCCTCTTGGTTTCAGGCGCTTATTATTCTATTACTCTTTTTGATTCTGATAAAACATTAATTGCTTCGCGAGGTACACCTGTTAACTCTGAGCAAATCAATCATATTTCTATCGATGATGGTCAAACAGTAAATCTAGGGGATAAACTATTTTTTTCCATTCCAGTTAATTATTTTGATGGTAAACAACATTTCTCGGGCAAACTGCTTATTGGGAGATCGTCCCACAACGATACAATTTGGCTTTATCAGTGCTTTATTTATCTCGTCATTTTATGTGTATGCATCCTAGTACTTATTAATTTTCTAACCAAAAAATTTAGAGAACAATTGTTACGACCAACTCAAATAGTGTCAGAAAATATTCGCCAATTACGCCAAAAAAACTACGGGCACAGCACCATAGAAAATGGGACAAGTATATTCTCACCGCTGATAAATGAAATTAATCAATTATCCAAAGAACTTGATATATCAAATCAAGATTTAAAAAACACCATTGATCAATCGATAACGGAATTGCGAGAAACATTAGAAACAGTAGAAATACAAAATATTGAAATTGATCTTGCCCGTAAAAATGCAGTTAAAGCTAACCAGGCTAAATCTGAATTTTTAGCCAGTACAAGTCATGAAATCCGCACGCCGCTTAATGGTATTATTGGCTTTGCAAACTTACTTCGCAAAACTCAAATCAACGATAAACAGCGAGAATATATTGACACAATAGAAGAGTCAGCCAATATATTGCTACTTAATATTAACGACATCTTAGACTATTCGCGTTTGGAAATTGGCAAACTAAACCTTGACTATAAACCAGTTGACATACGAAGCATTGTCGAAGAGACCCAAGGGTTTGTACTGACCAACAATACCGAGTGCCACACCCAGCTGCCAATAAACTTTAGCTACAACACGCCCCTTAAATTACTTGGCGACCCACTTCGAGTTAAGCAGGTTTACAACAATTTACTTATTAATGCGATTGATCTATGCCCAACAAATAGTATTGCCACACATGTGGATATTGAAGATCGCGATGACAATCAAGTCACATTAAAAATCACAATTACAGCCAAAGGACAATTTAAAGATAATCAAAGGCTCGCAGACGCTCAAAAAATACTGATCGCGCCTTCGCCTGATAACGAACAGCTTACCAGTAAAAATCATATGGGACTCATTATCGCTAAGGGCCTGGTCAATCGTATGTATGGCGAAATTGCTCTAGTGATAAAACCCCATGAGGCTTCATTTTGCTTCACTCTCCTTCTAGGACAACCTAATACAGATAACAACGAAGCTGATGTGGGAGAAAGATTTCATAACAAAATATTAGTAGTTGACGACAATCCCTCTAATCGCCGCTTGGTATGCGAACTACTGGCGGACATAGGCGTAGAAACCGAAAGTGCCAGCTCTGGAGAGCAGGCTATAGAACTATGCCAACAGGAATCATTTTCACTGATATTGATGGATATCCAAATGCCAGGGCTCGATGGCTTTGAAACTACCAAATGTCTTCGAGATATGGAAACCAACGGTGCTCGCACCCCTATTGTGGCGCTCACAGCCCACGCTGTAGAGGAAGAAAAGTCCACACTATTGAAATCAGGAATGGATGATTTTTTAAGTAAGCCCATTGGAGAGACTGAGCTTAAAGAGCTTATGTCTAGGTGGACAAAATATTCACCAGAACAGAAGCCTCAAACACATGAAGCGCCAACAACGATTGAACACCAGCCAGAACAGGAGCTTAAGAGCATACCTGCGAGCAATGGCGCACAACCGGTCAATATATCAAAGTGCCTAGAGCTGGCCAAAAACAAGCATGATCTTGCCAAGGACATGTTAGAAATGCTCCTTGATTCATTAACAAATGAAGTGACGGAAATAGAAAAATATTGGCAAAATAAAGATTATGACTCCTTGCATCAAGTGGTACATAGAATCCATGGTGGAGCCTGTTACAGCGGTGTCCCAAAACTATTGGAGTCGAGTGCACTACTGGATAAAACGTTGAAAGATAAACACTACGATGTGTGCGAGCCACAGCTAAATTGCCTTATGACTCACTGCCGAGACCTAATCAAGTGGCACGACTCCCATGATTTAGATGTGTTATTCTCTGAGTAA